DNA from Thermococcus argininiproducens:
TGCTAAAAGTCTTGAAGGACTTTCCAAGGCTGTTAAAGTACTCAAGGCAGACGTTGGTATAGCTCATGATGGGGATGCGGATAGAATTGGGGTCGTTGATGACGAAGGTAACTTTGTGGAGTACGAGGTGATGCTCTCTCTTATAAGTGCATACATGCTTAAGAAGTTCGGGAAGGGTAAACTAATAACAACTGTGGATGCTGGTTTTGCTCTTGATGACTACGTTAAGCCTTTAGGGGGGGAGGTTGTTAGAGTTAAGGTTGGTGATGTTGCTGTTGCTGAGGGTATCATGAGAGAGAATGCTATCTTTGGAGGAGAGCCAAGTGGTACTTGGATAATGCCTCAATGGAACCTGACCCCCGATGGAATCTTCGCTGGGGCACTGGTTTTGGAGATGATTGACAAGCTTGGGCCTTTGAGCGAGCTCGCGAAGGAAGTTCCGCGCTACGTGACGCTCAGGGCAAAGATACCCTGTCCCAACGAGAAGAAGAAAAAAGCTATGAAGCTCATAGAGAGAGAAGCGCTCAAGAGCTTCCCCTACAAAAGGCTCATTGAGATTGATGGAGTAAGGATTGAGAACGACGAGTGGTGGATTCTCTTCAGGCCGAGCGGGACGGAGCCGATAATGCGCATTACTCTTGAGGCACACACGAAGGAGAAAGCGGAGGGGCTGATGAAGAATGCCAAAGAAGTTGTGAAGAGGGCAATAAGGGAGGCGTGAACTCGAATTTTCTCTGTTGTTTTTTGCATATTTGTCAAGAGAACGCCAGGTTCATAGAGACAAGGATCTTTTGTTATGCTTAATAATATTTAACTCCGCATTAAGGTTAACTACAATCAAACAAAAGTAGTGATAGCGAAAGGGTTATATTTTAACCATTCAATTCCTCGATAATAGATCAAATTTCAAGAAATTAAAGGGGATTAACAAGAGGGGCTATCATGAGAAACATTGTTGCCGACATATTAAGAATATTAGCACTTACAATAGTTTTTGTCGTGGGGATTATGGTACCAACCTTGATAATACCGGTGTCTTCAGAAATTACATCAAGAGTAACAGAAGATATGCAGAATACTATTTTTGGACTGATGTTGTTGGTTTCTTTATTTGGAGCAATTGCCTTAAGTGTAAATGTGAGATTGTCAGAATGGAGTGGGATTAAATTAATCTTGGCTTTAGGTTTGAGTTTTTGGGGAATAGAATATTTCGTTGCACAAATAGAAACGTTCTATTTTAGAGAAGCTTTTCCTTTTATGACAAATATGGAGATCCTAAATATTATGTTAAGAGGGGTAATAACAACCATAATAGTAGCTCCACTTACAGTTATTATTTTCGGAAAACAAAAGGCCACAGAGAATATAATCATAAGAGAGGTCTTGGCAAAGATTGAAATAGAGAGTTGGGTGAAAAAAGCTCCTGTTTTTGCGTTACTTTATATAATAATATACTTATTTTTTGGCTATTATGTTGCTTGGCAATTTGAAGCCGTCAGGTTGTTCTACTCTGGGACTACGGAACAATTGAACTTCATAAGTCAAATAATAATGACAATGAAAGAGAGACCGTTGTTTTTGCTTTATCATTTTATCAGAGGGTTATTGTGGGTTGTATTCTCAGTACCAATCATATTGATGAACAGTAGCAGAATAAAGACAATGATAAGTCTAATGTTGCTGTTCAGTTATCATGGCTTTCAAATAATAATGGCGCAGGGAATTTTCCCACCAGATGTTTTGATAGGGCACACAATAGAAACAACTATCTCCGCATGTATATATGGAGGAGTAATAGGGTATATGTTCTATGTGCCAAATTCTAGCATCCTATCGGATATCGGAAATTGAGAATTCAACTAATGTTACTGGGAGGGATTATAATGGTTATCACGGGGATAATGGATTATTTGAGAAGTTGCTTCATTTTATTAATTCCAGTATTCTTATGGAATGTCGTATTTGCAAGCAAACTACCAGAGCCATATCAAAGGAGCCACTTTTGGAGTAGTATACCAAAATCTATCGGGATACCCGAAAAGATCCTAAGAGTAATTGTTTTCTTTCTTCCCTTGCTCTTTAAATTAGAACTCAATGAGCCACAACAAAAAATTGGTTTTCTAATGTATATAATTGGAATGTGTGTATATTTTATGTCTTGGGTAATGCAGATATATTTTCCTGAATCTTCTTGGAGTCAAAGTGTATTTGGATTCATGGCTCCCGCGTATACACCGATTATATGGCTCGTGGGAATAGGGCTCATTGGGAAATCTCTTTTTATAAAAATACCATATCATTACTCTATTTATATTGTTTTTTCAGCTTTTTTCGTTGTGTTTCATTCGATTCATTCTTTTATTGTGTATTCAAGGATCTAATGTATTGTGTCTTTCCCCCTAACAGAGTATAGCTGCATCGTCGCTCTTTCCTCTTTAACTGATGGTGTTGAATGAATAGTGAGTATATCTGCCGTGGGGAGCAGTTTTTTGGGTTATCGCTTGAAGTCTTTCCCTTTCATAACGGGGAAGGATGTAAATTTCTCCTTAACTTTTCGGCAAATTTCTTCGCTCTTTCCAAGTCACTCTCATTTGGGTGCCCCTTATTTATTCCACCTATTTTGGCAAGCCATCCATTGGTGTCCCAGCCCCTACACGAGAACTCGCCAACAATTTCAAAGCCTTTTTCTTTCAGTTTTCTCTTTAGCTGGCGGTGATTGTAGAAAGGAATATTCATGCCTGCAGTAGAAAAAATGAAGGCTCTTTTTCCTTTCATCATGGGGAGTTCCTCCACGAGCTTTAGAAGACTCCAGTGATGTCTCCACCAGTATATTCCAGAACCAAATCCTATAAGATCATAATTTAAAAGTTCTTTTGGCGTTATTCCCCAGGGTTTTGTGAGTTCTGCGTCAAGAGCTTTTGCCATGACTTTTGCGACCTTTTCAGTATTTCTGTGGTGGATTGAAACGTAAATAATTAAAGTATTCATACTCCACACCTATTTTTATAATTCTTCACAAATTTTCTTATAGTTTATTCTTGCTACTCTATTTTTTAACACTTTGTTAGATGATCTAAAAGCTTTTAATTGAAAAAACAAATTTTAACTGTGATCACAATGAAAAAGCATGAATGGGAAGAGTTTTTTGACAAGGAATCTGACTATTACTTACAGGAGCCTTTTACCAAGTACACGAAAGAGGAAATAGAATTTCTGCTAGAAGAGTTTAACCTTCCAGAAGGTGCAAAGATATTGGATGTGGGCTGTGGTGTTGGAAGGCACTCTATAGAGCTTGCAAAGAGAGGATATCGTGTCACAGGGATCGATATTTCCCAGAAAATGCTTGAAAAGGCAAAAAAATGGGCTCAAAAAGAGGGTGTGAAAGTTGAGTGGATAAAAGCAGATGCAACTAGATTTAAGCGTAATGAAGAGTTTGACGCTGTAATATGTCTATGTGAGGGGGCCTTTTCATTACTTGGTTCATCTGACGACCCGATAGAGCATGATTTGGCCATCTTAAGAAATATATATGAATCGTTGAAACCAGGAGGGAAGTTTATACTAACAGCTCTAAGCGCACTTTCAAGGATTAAAAAAGCCACAAACGAAGATATTGCTATTGGAGCATTTGACCCAAACACCATGACTTTCTTTGAGGAGCTTGAGGCACCAGATGGCACAAAAGTTCCAATACGAGAACGAGTTTATGTCCCAACAGAGCTTTATTTGATGTTTAAAATGGTTGGATTTGAAGTAAAAGCTATTTGGGGAGGAACAGCTGGGAGATGGGGTAAGCGAAAAGTAGATATGGATGACATTGAAATAATGGTGGTAGCTGAGAAACCTCGGAAATAGCTTTCTATGTTGGCTTTTGGATTATAATTGCTTGCTGAGCTTTTTCAAACTCTCTTCAATATTGTCCTTGTCAAATTCTAGGTAGATGGCATCTGGAAATCTCTCCTTAAGAATTTGGAAAAGGACACCTTCTCCTAATATTACTCTGAAGTTCTGCTCTTCCATGAGTTCTTTTGACTCTTTTATTCTTTCTTCTTTGTTTAGATAAGAGAATTCTTTGATTACTCTATATGGGAACTTTTCTGGATCACTTGAAGTCGTATGGAATACCCCACACGTTGGTGAACCTTTGACACCAACAAAAATTATCTTCTCAGGTTTTTCTTCCGTTAGAGCTCGTTCAATAAAATTTACAATGGTTTTAGCAACTTCAGGCATTCCAAGTTTTTCGAAAACTTCTTTGCTCATTGGGGGTCTTGGCCATCCTATAAGTTTATATTCGGGACAGGGGTAAGTTAAGACTCTTATTTCTTCTGCATGCTTTGCAAGAAGGTTTAATAGTTCTTTACTAGTTTTGTACTCCTTATCTTTTGGACCTCGGTAAACGTAGAAAGGGCTTAAAAGACAGGGAGCAAGGACAATTATTCTCATTGAAGCTCACCAATAAAAGGAAATCTTGAAGAGCCTTTAAATTTTTCCAGACGTTAAGGAGTTTATAATGGTCTTAACTCTATTTTTTAGATCTTCAAGACTGCCTTCATTCACAATCAAGAAATCAGCCAGATCTTTAAGCATGCTTGTATGGTATAGTTTCTCTTCTGCTTTATCTGCGTCCAAAAAATCTTCAAAACTCTTTATCACCTTGTCTTTTCCAGCATTTCTTTTTTTCAATCGTTCATACCTTATCTCAGGTCTCGCTTCTATATATATTATGACTCCGCCTCGTTTCTTTATAGCCTCTATTTCTCCCTTTGACCTCACTCCGTCTATGACTATGTTTTTACAATGTCTTCTCTTGTCTATGGCGAGTCTTATAAGAATGTCTTCTCCGTAGGTTTCCTTCAAGTGTTTTCCATATTCGATGAGTCTGTCTCTTGTGGGCTCACCCCTTTCTGGGATCTCAGGAAGCCAAGAATAATCGTTTAAATTATGGGTTAGAAGGTCAATTAGTGGATCACTACATGAAACTCTGCAAAATCCTTTCTCTTCAAAAAACTTTGCAACTGTGGTTTTTCCTGCTGCAATTTTACCCACAACGCCAACTATCATTTTACCACCTTCTATCTTTTCCATGCCCACCATATAAGGTTTGCCCCATCTGTTGATTCCATTAAGCCTTCAGCAACCATTTCAACGACAAAATCTATCATTGCATTCTTATCCACCCTGACAGGTCTTTCAAACCCAAAGAAATATTTTGCCTCAAAGAATCCAATATGGAGGAACCTGAGAGGATTAAGGAGAGCTACATTATCAAGGAACTTGAGATCAAAAGGAAAATCAGCAATAATTATTCTGATATTCCTTTCTTGAGCAATCTTCTTTAACTTTTCCTCATCTGGAAAGAAGAGCTCCCTAAGAGACCCTTCTATTGGTGTGTATTCCATTTTTGGAAAGGTATATTTGATTCCGACTCTCTCGGCTTCTAGGCCAACTTTTTCAGCAAAACCTACCATAGCTTTTGCATTGAAGCTGAGGAATACGAGGGCTCTTCCATTGTTGCTAAGAGTAGGCCATTTTCGAGGAGGGAAATTAAACTCTGCTTCTATTATAGGAGTCAGAAAGTCGAGAAGAGTGTCTTTGATTCTCCTCAAGTTCTCTTCTAGTTTTTTTCTCTTTATGATGAGGTCAAGTTTTGAGTAAACAGTAACTTGTTTTATTCCGAGTTCTTCTCTGAGTTTCCCAATTACGAAGCTGTTTCCAATGATTGCACTTTTATCACTTCTATCTTTAGCGATTATAAATAATTTATCCCCTTCTTCATCGTATCTTACTTCATCTATTACAAAGGGTACAATGGGAAAACCGTTATCTCTCCTTATTCTGTTGACTCTCTCTGCTATTGCTTCTTTGGTAAACATTAACTCACCCGATAGGCTTTTGTACACTCGTAAATTTCTTGAGCGATTTTTAAGGCTTCTTCTTTGTTGTCTGTTTCTTTCACTATTATCTTCCCACTTGGGAATATGCTGATATCATATGCTTTTCTCACAAGAGCTAGAAACCTTGTTACTCTTTTTATTTGATATCCTCTCTCAGCTAGGCATTCACACACTTCTTCTAGATCAAGATCAAATTTCTCTTGAGGGGTGATGTTTATGGCCTTCATGCTTGTGCATGGTTTTGCAACTAACATAGAACCACCAGTAGGAAATTTATGAGTGTAGGTTCATAAATTTAATTGAAGAAAAGAAAAACCCAGAAAAATTCATCTTTTCCATAGTGCGAATCCTAAAACTAAGAATGCCAAAAGAGCTCCTAGAGGGAGAATAATTTTCGTTAAATTCTTGCCTGTGTTTGTGCTAATATCTTGGACCGGTTTTTGCTCTTCGAGATTCTGGAGGATGAAACTTATTTGCACTTCACCTGCAGGCATTGTTATCTTGTTTCCTTCTACTTCAAGGGGTGACTCACTCATATCTACCAAACTTGCTTCTTCTGGTAAAATTACATCTACTGGAGCTTCTGATTTTAATGAAAGAGTCCAAACAAGGCCTTCCTTGGTCATTAGATCTGGAGTGGAGTATGCTATTTTTATTATTTGAGAGTTTTGAACGGTTACTGTGATCTCGTTTCCCTCTATGGAATACTCGAGGGGGTTTCCATTTACATCAGTAACAAATACATCCTCATAGTGAGAACCTAATAAAGAAACTGTAACTTGAGTTGCATAGTCATCCACAGGTACTTCAATTTCCACAGTTGCATAGCCATCTCCATATGGCGCAATGCTTATGCTCTGGGCATTCACAAGAGGGATGAAAAGTAAAAGGGCAAGTAGAGCTCTTTTCATTCATTTCACCTCCACAAAAATTTAAAGAAATCAAGCGTGCCTTAGGATAAACTCATCAACTTTGTGAAGCAGGTCTAGAGCTATTGCAAAGTGCATCTTGGCTTCTGCTGGCTTTTTATGCTTGAGTAACTCAATTCCTAGCCTTATCTCTTGTATAGAGGTCTTAAGCTGGAGTTCTGCTCTCCGGGTATCCACTCCTCTTCTCCTAAGCTCTTTCAAGGCTTTTGCATCCTTTTGAATTCTTCCGGTCATCTCTCTAAGGAATGCCTTTAAGTCTCCCAATCTCTCTTGGACTTCTCTTTCATGGAATTTCTTCTGAAGGAAGGCCATTGCTCTGTGGAATTCTTTTATTGTCTCTGTGTTCTCTCTCATAACTTGAAGAGCCTCATCGTATTTACCTTCATCTGCAAGGACCTTAACTTCACTATAAACATCTTTAAATGCCTCAAGTCTCTCTTGGAGCTCATGAGCGTCGTAACCCTTTTCTTCTGCCATTTCAACGACTTTCTCTGCTATTTCTATCCCTCTTGCACCTTTCTCGAGGAATTCATTTACTATTTTGTCCGCATTTGCTTCTACAAGCCCTTTTCTGATTCTTCTAAGTTCTTCATCTAATGCAGCTTTCTTTTCTCTAGCGATTTCGAGATCTTCCTTAGCTTTTTCAAAATCTTTAGCTTTTATGTCCTCAAGTACAGTCTTATAAGCTTCTTTGGTCTCTATTAAGAGCTCTGGCGCATTTCCTACGTCAATTCCCTGTCTCTGAGCAATCTCTATCGTCTTTTCGGCCATTCTGAAGTAGCCTTCCATTCTCTTTATCTCTTCTGGAAGTCGTTCTCTAAGCTCCTCCTTTCCTTCTTTAAATCCTTTTAACACTTCTCTGTAGTGGTGCATTGCAGTGAGGCCGTTTATTATTGTGTTGTAATAGTCGCCGCTTTCATATGCATTCATGGCCACTTCTTTATATTGTTCCGCTAATTGATAGTGTCTCATAATACTTGAATTCTCAGGAAGATTTACATTATTAATTAATTTTGTTGTTATGTTGCTCAATCTTTCAAGGGCAACAACAATGTGATTGGCTATCCTTTCCTCTTGAGTTATATTTTGAATCTCAGGGGGTAGGGGCTCTGTTTCATTTTCTATAGTGGCATTCTCATCTGCTAGGCTCAAACCTGCTGGGATTATGCTCCCCACCAAGAGGGCTATTAACAACCAGATCTTCAACCCTTTCATGTCCATCACCATTCTTAACTTGTCTTTTTATCTATTTTAGGGACTCGGTGAAAAGAACGTTCCGGAACGTTCCAAAAATGGATCTAAACTTAGAAACAGCTGAAATTCCAAGTTAAATGAAGAAAAACTTATTATACAAACTCTTGAACGATTAGAAACGTATTTTAAGTTAAAACACTGATTAAAATTTCCTCAAAATAAGCTTCATAAGAGCTTTATTTCTTTCTAATTTGTAATCATCAAACTTGCTTTGTTCTGCAGCTTTTGAAATCTCTCCTGTCCATTCTCTGTAATTAAGCCCATGGAGCCTAAATGCTATTGACCAGGGGAACTTTGGCAGTCCGACTTCTTCTAAAAATTTTCTCATGTCCTTTTTCGGAGTATCTGTTATAAAATCGTAAATCCATACTTCTCTCTGGGATTTTAGGACTCTGTACATTTCATTAAATGCTTTCAATGGATTATTAAAATGATGCAAAGCTCCAATGCTTGTAACAAGATCGAATTGTTCCTCAAGAAATCTCAGCTTGTAGGCGCTCATAACCTCAAATGTTACATTGTTAACACCAGCTTTTTCTGCATTTTTCTTTGCAAGCTTTATCATTGTTTTTGAGATATCTATACCAATTATTTCTAAGTCTGGATTAAATTTCGCAATTTTGATTGGAATAAAGCCTGGGCCTGTCCCAATGTCCAATATCTTGCCATGTTCAATTTTATTGGTTATTTCCTCGGCGATCACCCGATCGAGGTTCTTCCTTTTTCTAGTCAAAAAATTGTAGAGATATGCTCCAGGTGCTGGGATTCCTTCTATCATCCTTATACTCCCCTCACAATATTAAAGAAAAAAATCAGCTTAGGCTTTTAACTAACTCTTCCATGACACTTAGGAAAGTCTCAACTTCTTCGAGGCTATTGTAGACATGGAACGAAGCTCTAACAGTTCCATTTATTCCGAGCTTTTTCATTACTGGCAAGGCACAATGATGTCCAGACCGAACCATTATGTTGTGCTCATCTAAAATTGCTGCTACGTCGTGTGGATGCAAGGGTGGAACGTTAAAGCTCACGACTCCTGCATGTTTTTTCAAGTTTCTTGGCCCATACCATGGAATTTCGAGTTCAGTTAGTCCTTCAGTTGTTCTCTTTACGAGTTTGTGTTCTTGTTTTTCGATTTTATCTAAGCCGATCTTTTCTATGTATTTTATTCCAGCTGCAAGCCCTATTGCCCCTCCTATATTGGGAGTACCTGCTTCATAGCGTTCTGGTGGGGCTGTGAGTGTGTAATTGTGGAGATCGACGTCTTCAATTGTCCCGCCTCCGATGAGCGGAGGCTCAAAGATGTCAAAGAACTCTTCTCTGATATAAAGGACTCCAATTCCGGTGGGCCCCATTGGCCCTTTGTGTCCTGAGAATGCTAAGAAGTCTGCATGAAGTTTGTTAACATTAACTTCCATGTGTCCAATACTTTGAGCAGCATCTACAATAAATATAGCCCCTTCATCCTTTGCCATTTTTCCAAGTTCTTCTACTTCATGTATTACACCTAAGGCATTGGAGACATGTTGGATTGCTACAAGTGTTGCTCCTTTAATTTTCTTTTCTGCATCTGCAAGGTCTAGGTTTCCCTCGTTATCTCCTTCAATTATTTCCAATTTTAGATCAAACTTTTTGGCCAAGCGTTGCCATGGGAGTAAATCAGAGTGATGCTCATAAGGAGTGGTCACGATTTTATCGCCCTTTTTGAAGATTCCTTCGAGTCCCAAAGCTGCCAGATTAAGGCTTTCGCTGGTGTTTTTTGTGAAGACGATCTCTTCAAATTTCGCTCCAATGAATTTAGCTACAACTTCTCTTGATTTCTCATACTCATGGGTTGCCTTTTGTGAGAGTCTGTGAACACCGCGATGAACGTTGGCTCTATACTTTAGATAATACTCATCCATAGCCTCAACTACGGGTATTGGGGTTAGAGAGGTGGCAGTATTGTCAAAATATATGACCTCCTGAGTTAAAGGAATGTCTTTTCTAATATCATCCGGTATTTTCATAGCAACCACCGTAAGATTTATTTTCATGGAACATATAAAGGCTTTGCTTCTCAATTTTGTCCAGACAGATATTCCAATTATGGAACAAAATTTTATAAATATTGGAACAAAATGGTAACGGTGGTGTAAGTGAAGGCTAGGGAAATAGGAATCATAGGATTGCTCTTAAGCTTGTCACTAGTGTTACAGATCTCCCCCTTAAAAGTTCCGACTCAATGGGGAATGAGTATAGACCTGGTGGCAGTTCCAATAGTAGTTTTGTACGTTCTTACAGGATTTTGGAGCACTTTAACAGCTTTAGTATTGCTTTTCTTTGGGTTGAGTCTGATTTCCTCGGCATCTTGGCTCGGGGCAAGCATGAAGTTTTTTGCAACGCTAAGTGTGATTTTAGGATTTGAGATTGCCAGAAAACTTACTGGCTTTGACATTAGGAATTACACCGAGAAAAGGCTTCTAATATTCGTGATATTTGCTTATTTGGTGGGGATTGCAATAAGAATACCTGCCATGGTTGCAATGAACTACTACTATGCTTTGCCCTTGTGGTTGGGCATACCTAGAGAGCAGGTTATTCCAGCTATTGAAGAGTGGTTTCACATGCCATTCTGGTTAGTGATAGGTATCCCAAATGCGATCCAGAGTGCAGTTGATGTTGGAATTGGAATCCTTGTTTCGTTACCTGTTATTAGGGCATTACCTCACATTCTTGAGTGAGTTTTTTCATTTTTCTACAAAAACTTAGATGATTAAAAAGATATTTCCATTCAGCCAAGCTCTTCTGGAGGCAAACCTCTGTAAATTAAATAGTCATTCCACTTTTCAGCATAGTGAAGGAAGTATTCGTCGTTGGTCACATCATAGAGCCACTTTAACAGTCTTATGTGTAATCGATGGTAAAACTCGCTTGCATCTCCATGGATGTTTGAATACTTGCTCCAAGAGCCTGTGTCAAAAAGTTGAAGCCCTTTCTTGGTACTTTCAACGCCCTTTTGAAAGAGTTTCCATGCTTTCTCATCTTTAGTAACTTCCCAGTAATAATAAAGACCTTGAAGTGCTATTATATGCCCATTTAATACGAGCTCGTTTGAGTTGTAGTTATACTCAAGGTACCACGGTCCGTACTTTGTGTTTGCTACAAACCCATTCATATCTAAAGGCAGGTCAAATGAGTTTAGGAGGAGTTTTGCGGTGTTTAAGTATTCTTTTTTGCCTGTGAGTTGGTATGCTTTTGCGTATAGGCCTGCTCCCATTCCTTGAGCGTAACCTGAAACCCATGGGATGGAAGAATTCTCAAAATGAAAATAATTAAGGAAAAGAGCATACTCTTCTCCGTTATGCTCTCCATAGTATATAAGGTCGTGTAGGTCGTTTAGAATTCTTAATGCCTTTTCATAACTCCCTCTTTGAAAATATATCTCGGCCCAGTGAAGGGCGCTTACTGGATAGTAGCTTAAGCCTCTCCCTTTATAATATAGGAAAGGTAGGGATATGTTTAGGGAACCCTTGATTCTTATAGGGGAATAGTAGGGAGTATCCTTGGAAAATATTACCACAGAAAAGTCCCTTTGAGGAGAAGGATATAGAGAGTAATACTCGTTGTTCGCTTTCAAAGTTATATTAAATGCTTTCACATCAAGAGCAGTTAGCTTTTT
Protein-coding regions in this window:
- a CDS encoding class I SAM-dependent methyltransferase, giving the protein MIEGIPAPGAYLYNFLTRKRKNLDRVIAEEITNKIEHGKILDIGTGPGFIPIKIAKFNPDLEIIGIDISKTMIKLAKKNAEKAGVNNVTFEVMSAYKLRFLEEQFDLVTSIGALHHFNNPLKAFNEMYRVLKSQREVWIYDFITDTPKKDMRKFLEEVGLPKFPWSIAFRLHGLNYREWTGEISKAAEQSKFDDYKLERNKALMKLILRKF
- a CDS encoding aminotransferase class V-fold PLP-dependent enzyme, which encodes MKIPDDIRKDIPLTQEVIYFDNTATSLTPIPVVEAMDEYYLKYRANVHRGVHRLSQKATHEYEKSREVVAKFIGAKFEEIVFTKNTSESLNLAALGLEGIFKKGDKIVTTPYEHHSDLLPWQRLAKKFDLKLEIIEGDNEGNLDLADAEKKIKGATLVAIQHVSNALGVIHEVEELGKMAKDEGAIFIVDAAQSIGHMEVNVNKLHADFLAFSGHKGPMGPTGIGVLYIREEFFDIFEPPLIGGGTIEDVDLHNYTLTAPPERYEAGTPNIGGAIGLAAGIKYIEKIGLDKIEKQEHKLVKRTTEGLTELEIPWYGPRNLKKHAGVVSFNVPPLHPHDVAAILDEHNIMVRSGHHCALPVMKKLGINGTVRASFHVYNSLEEVETFLSVMEELVKSLS
- a CDS encoding D-glucuronyl C5-epimerase family protein — encoded protein: MREVKIITFIVIMMLSLGCITVEDNISHSPPNEKVEVYIQVEEKSAVFEFSSFQVKVGNKTINELNKPVFVGYVQKKDNETEIIFVANVKATDWYGKKVTSKKLIALKLPAGERALVTLEIYYEDETLMIKVNPYKSGIIGKTVPEEIFMSPEEALVKRLQEIYGEIPPKISEEIQKNREIQEKFLEKYTTTGNLTYLRSYRDSFYVIRVFGEMAKWKKLTALDVKAFNITLKANNEYYSLYPSPQRDFSVVIFSKDTPYYSPIRIKGSLNISLPFLYYKGRGLSYYPVSALHWAEIYFQRGSYEKALRILNDLHDLIYYGEHNGEEYALFLNYFHFENSSIPWVSGYAQGMGAGLYAKAYQLTGKKEYLNTAKLLLNSFDLPLDMNGFVANTKYGPWYLEYNYNSNELVLNGHIIALQGLYYYWEVTKDEKAWKLFQKGVESTKKGLQLFDTGSWSKYSNIHGDASEFYHRLHIRLLKWLYDVTNDEYFLHYAEKWNDYLIYRGLPPEELG
- a CDS encoding AAA family ATPase; its protein translation is MIVGVVGKIAAGKTTVAKFFEEKGFCRVSCSDPLIDLLTHNLNDYSWLPEIPERGEPTRDRLIEYGKHLKETYGEDILIRLAIDKRRHCKNIVIDGVRSKGEIEAIKKRGGVIIYIEARPEIRYERLKKRNAGKDKVIKSFEDFLDADKAEEKLYHTSMLKDLADFLIVNEGSLEDLKNRVKTIINSLTSGKI
- a CDS encoding flavodoxin family protein encodes the protein MNTLIIYVSIHHRNTEKVAKVMAKALDAELTKPWGITPKELLNYDLIGFGSGIYWWRHHWSLLKLVEELPMMKGKRAFIFSTAGMNIPFYNHRQLKRKLKEKGFEIVGEFSCRGWDTNGWLAKIGGINKGHPNESDLERAKKFAEKLRRNLHPSPL
- a CDS encoding class I SAM-dependent methyltransferase; translation: MKKHEWEEFFDKESDYYLQEPFTKYTKEEIEFLLEEFNLPEGAKILDVGCGVGRHSIELAKRGYRVTGIDISQKMLEKAKKWAQKEGVKVEWIKADATRFKRNEEFDAVICLCEGAFSLLGSSDDPIEHDLAILRNIYESLKPGGKFILTALSALSRIKKATNEDIAIGAFDPNTMTFFEELEAPDGTKVPIRERVYVPTELYLMFKMVGFEVKAIWGGTAGRWGKRKVDMDDIEIMVVAEKPRK
- the glmM gene encoding phosphoglucosamine mutase; the protein is MGKYFGTSGIREIVNEKLTPELALNVGRALGTYLEEGKVVVGMDTRTSGEMLKNAIISGLLSTGIDVIDIGLSPTPLTGFAIRLYEADAGVTITASHNPSQYNGIKVWQPNGMAYTGDMENELEKILEERSFKKAPWNEIGNLTTANPEREYIKKALEMVDLSKGYTVIVDAGNGAGALISPYLQRELGNKVISLNSHPSGYFIRELEPNAKSLEGLSKAVKVLKADVGIAHDGDADRIGVVDDEGNFVEYEVMLSLISAYMLKKFGKGKLITTVDAGFALDDYVKPLGGEVVRVKVGDVAVAEGIMRENAIFGGEPSGTWIMPQWNLTPDGIFAGALVLEMIDKLGPLSELAKEVPRYVTLRAKIPCPNEKKKKAMKLIEREALKSFPYKRLIEIDGVRIENDEWWILFRPSGTEPIMRITLEAHTKEKAEGLMKNAKEVVKRAIREA